Below is a genomic region from Mesorhizobium sp. NZP2298.
CTGGCATTCGCCATGCGCAGCCGGTTCAACGAGAAGAGGCACCGCATCGACTATCTGGGCGGCTTGCTGCTGGCCGTCGGCACCACGGCAATCGTCTACTGGGGCTACCATGTCTTGGACCCGGCCGGGCCGGATCTGCTTACCTTCGTGCTGCCGGCCCTCGCCTTGGCGGCAATCGCCTCGTTCATCATGGTCGAGCGGCGGGCCGAGGAGCCGATCGTGCCCTTGCGGCTGTTCGGCATCTCGACGGTGCGTATCGTCTCGGGCGTGTCGGTGGTCGCCGGATCGGTGACGCTCGGCATGTTCTTCTATTTCGCGCTCTACATGCAGACGCTGACCGGACTGAGCCCGGCCGAAGTCGGCTTCCTGTTCCTGCCGGCTTCCCTGACCTCGATGGTCATCTCGATCGTGGCCGGGCGGGTGATTGCCGCGACCGGCCGCTACAAATGGATGCCGGTGGTGGCGATGGGTATTGGCGGGCTGCTGATGATAGGTTTTGTCTTCATCACGTCGCATACGCCCATCTGGGTGCTGGCGGTGATGATGGGTCTGTTCGGCATCAGCATGGGCCTGCAGTTCCAGGTGCTGATCGTGGCGATCCAGGCCGCGGCGCCGCTGCAGGATATCGGCGCGGTGACGTCGCTGATCACCCAGGCGCGAACGATCGGGGCATCATTGGGACTGGCGCTGAACGGCGCGGTGATGACATGGGCCCTCAACCGACAGACTTCGGAGCTTCCGGCCGATGCCGCCGCGCTGCTGCCGGACGGCCTGACCGGGCTGAACCCGCATCTGGCCTCGAGCCTGCCGGCCGCGATCCGCGATGTGGTGCTCGGCCACTACTCGAGTGGCTTCAACGTGATGTTCCTCTGGGTGGCGGCGCTCTACTTCGTCGCCATGGCCCTGACGCTCCTGCTCGAGGATGTCCAGATCCCGAAGCGGGGCTGAGCCCGAGTATCGGCAAGTCGGCTTGAACCTGCCGAGGTGAACCTGGCAGCAGGTGGTTGGCTATGGCTGGCGGACCACTTTGCTGCCCGACGTTCTCGGCGCGCCGTGGCTATCGATCGGTTCGATCAGAGTTGCGCGCGTCTGTTTTCGATTGCACAAAGTGTCAAACATTCACCAAGGGCAAGCGACCTTAAGTTCTCGCATCGCCTCGTCGTAGTTATTCATTCTATATTTTGACTTGCGAGACCAGCTTCCATCGTTGGCTTCATACCGTATTGAGAGAGAGTGCAGACTTGCTAGAGAGTCTAGAAACCGCCCAGCTTCCGCGGTCTTCCAAATGCCAGGCAGCATCCGCTCTACGGCCCAGATCTCCTTGCGCTCCGAACCTTCATCCCGACGGACAAAAATATCGTGGAACTCGCCGCTGACACCAACGTCCGACACCAGTGCGACTGTCAGGTTACCCGCCTTGCAGCCCACTGAAATCAGAGAAGAAGTTGGCGAAGTAGCTTTCTCCGGCTCATCAAGCCAAGGAACGAGAAACGCGGAAACTTCAGGCGCCCCCATCGCGTCCTTGGTTTTCGTAATGAACCACGCGCTGCGCGAGCTACGGTCCACTTGCGATTGTTTGGCGTCAGCCAGGCGTGTAGCAAACAGAGCAGCCAACGCCGCACCGAACGCCAACGCCAACGCTAAAGATCGCTTCGGGCTGTTGTGCAGAATCGCCGCGTCATTTGACGAACTGCCCCCGGCGAAATATCGGCCGCGCATAGAACCCCACCGCTTATGGTTGCTGACGCCAACAGTATTGTTTCGAAACAGTTAATATTCTATTGCTTACACTTCTATATGATAACAGGATCTATAACTCAGATCAACTTGTTCTGCAAGAATGATTTCCTTGATATAAATGATATTTCGTCGGACCGAGCCATTCGGTGCGCTCCTTATCGAACGATGGAAACAAAGGGCTATTTTCTGAGCCATACTTCTAACGAGATTTGCATCCTATCTTGCCGATGGGCTTCCATGGCATGTCGCGCTACACTAGGACGGAAAACCGATCTCTTTTGAGCCGAGCAAGGATCGGTGAGCTAGATCTCGCCGTGAAGCGGGATCTCCCCTGACAGCCATTGCACGAACAGCGTCGCCGACCGCGAGAGGCGCCGGTGCTGATTGGGAACCACGTGCAAGGCAACCGGCAGGATTTCCCCCGCGCCGAATGGCGCCACCAGCCGCCCCGAGGCCAGATAGGCCGCCGCATAAGTCGACATGACCGCGGTGATGCCGCCCGCGCATGCCGCAACCTCCAATGCCGCCGCTGCATTGTCGGCCTTGATCGGCGCCTTGTGCGGCGCAATGACGATGTTCTCCTTCTTCGCCCAGAGATCCAGCAACTGCATCCTGCCTTGCACGTGGATGAGCCGGGCGGCGTTGAACCAATCGGCACCGGGTTTCGCTCCAGCCTGGCGGCCGGTCTCGGGGTCGCAGAGAAGCATCAGCCGCTCTCGCCCCAGTCGCACGGCGCCCGGTGCCGGCTGCAGCGGATCGAGCGCCAGAATGCTCAGATCCGCCAGTTCCACATTGGGGTCGGTCCAGATCGTGCTGTTCAGCCGGACTTCGATCTTCGGATGGGCGGCGGAAAAACCAACCAGATGCCGTGCGAGCCACAGCGTGACGAAGCTAAGCGGGGCTGAAACCGTCACGCTGGTCTGCGCCTGCGCGCCCAGCAGCCCCTCGGTCGCCGCTTCGGCCCGATCCAGCGCCTCGGCTATTCCCGGCAGATAGGCGGTGCCGACCTCGGTCAGTTCCAAGCCGTTGCTGCGCCGATGGAAGAGCGGCCTGGCGAAGAACTGCTCCAGCGCCCGGACCCGTTGGCTGATTGCGCCCTGGGTGCAATTCAATTCCTCGGCGGCTTTGGTGAAGCTTAGATGCCGGGCCGCCGCTTCGAAGGCCTCCAGATAAATGAGATGCGGGAGATTGCGCACGCCAAGACCTCTTTTCGGTTCTTTACCCATTACGAAAACGGGGTCACTGGGTAAAGAACGATTTCTTGCGCCAGGCCGGCCTGGCGGGTTCTCTAAGGCCAATCCCAGCCGCCGAGCCGCAGGACGTCATGCCTTTCTCTCTGCTGAAATACGGCCTGCGCGCCAGGCACGTGTCCTTTCGCGACATCCCTCCAACGCCCGACCTGAAACGATCCTACGATGTGGTGATCATCGGCGGGGGCGGTCACGGCCTCGCGGCGGCTTACTACCTGTCCAACGTGCATGGCATCCGCAATGTCGCCGTGCTGGAAAAGGGCTATCTCGCCGGCGGCAATACGGCCCGCAACACCACCACGATCCGCTCGAACTACATGACCGAGGAATCGGTCCGCTTCTACAAGGAAGGTGTCGAACTGTTCGAAACCATGTCGCGGGATCTTGGCTTCAACGTCATGTTTTCGCAGCGCGGGCAACTGACGCTCGCGCATTCCGAGGCGACGCTGCGCAGCTTCCACCTGCGTGCCGAGATGGGCAAGCATATGGGCACAAGGATCGAAGTGGTCGATGTCCGGACGGTGAAGGAGCTTTGCCCGCATCTCAACCTAGATCTCGGCGGTCAGCACGAGGTGATGGGCGGGCTCTGGCATGCCGACGGCGGCACCGCCCGCCATGACGCCGTGGCTTGGGGCTATGCCAGGCATGCCGGCGCGCGCGGCGTGGAGATCCACCAGCGCACCGAGGTGACCGGCTTCGAACACGCCGGCGACCGGGTCACCCACATCAGGACGAACCGTGGAACGATCGCCGTGGGCCAAGTGCTGCAGGCAGTCGGCGGGCTCAACGGCCAGGTCGCCGCCATGGCGGGCATCCGGCTGCCGATACGCTGCTTCCCGCTGCAGGCGATGGTGACGCAGCCGCTGAAGCCATTCCTGGACATACTCGTCTCCTCGGCCAATCTGCACACCTATCTGGTGCAGTCCTCGCGTGGCGAGGTCGTCATCGGCGGCGGCTCCGATCCCTACCAACTGGCTTCGACGCGGTCGACGCTCGACCAGAAGGAACACCTCGCCGAAGGCGCGCTGCACCTCTTCCCCTTCCTGCACAAGGTCAAGCTGTTGCGGCAATGGGCCGGGATTACCGACATGACGCCGGATTACAGCCCGATCATGGGCGCCTCGCCGTTGCGGAACTATTGGCTTGACTGCGGCTGGGGCACCTGGGGCTTCAAGGCGACGCCGGTGGCCGGCAAGCGCATGGCCGAGACCATCGCCACCGGGCGCGTGCCCGATGTCCTGAAACCGTTCGACCTGCGCCGGTTCGACAGCTTCGCGCTGCTGAACGAAATGGGCGCCACGGCCGCCAGCCACTGACGAGTACTCCGATGAAGCTCTTGACCTGCCCGGTGAACGGCCCGCGCAACATCACCGAATTTCAGTATCTCGGACCGGTCCGCGCGGCCAGCGCCGACCAGCCCGAGCAACTGATCGAAGCCCTGTTCTACGCCGAGAACCCGCTCGGCGTGATGCGGGAGTGGTGGCGGCACACACCGTCCAACACCGTGCTGATCGCCGAACGCCACACCGTCAGCGACCAGATCGTCGCCACCTATCTCCCCACTCGAAAGCCTGCCTGACATGACCGAACGGCTGCCGCTTCCCTGGGGATCGCGCCTCGACCGCACCCAGAAAATCCGTTTCGCCTTCGATGGCCGGCCGCTCGAAGGTTTCGCCGGCGACTGCATTGCCTCGGCCATGGCCGGCAGCGATCGCTGGATCCTGTCGCGCTCCTTCAAGTACCACCGTGCGCGCGGCATCCTCACCATGGCCGGGCAGGACGCCAACACGCTGGTGCAACTGCCTGACGAACCGAATGTGCGGGCTGATCTGCGCCCGATCGCCGAAGGGCTGAGGGTCACTGCCCAGAACGTCAACGGCACCGCCGAACGCGACCGGGGCGCGGTGCTCGACAGGTTGGGCCGCTTCATGCCCGTCGGGTTCTACTACCGCAGCTTCTTTGGCCCCGGCGCGAAAAGCTGGCTCAAATTCTGGGAGCCGTTGATCCGCAGGTCGGCCGGTCTCGGCAAGGTCGATCTCACTGCCGGTCATGGCCATTATATCAGGGAAAACCTGCACACCGACGTGCTGGTCGTCGGCGCTGGCCCGGCGGGGCTTTCGGCGGCCATCAAGGCAGCCGAGGCGGGCGCCGAGGTGCTGCTGGTCGACTTGAACCCGGAAATCGGCGGCGCCTTGACCTATGCGCGCTTCGGCCTCGAGACGGCGGAGGCCGAGGCGACCTTGCAGGCGTTGCGCGTCGCGGCCGAGAAAATCGGCAATCTACGGGTGCTGACCGGCGCTACCTGCAATGGGTGGTTCGCCGACAACTGGCTTCCGGTGCTGCAGGGCGAGACGCTCTATCGCGTTCGTGCCAAGCAGGTCGTGGTGGCCGCGGGATCGCATGAACAGCCCCTGGTGTTTCGCAACAACGACCTGCCCGGCATCCTCCTGTCGTCCGCGGCACAGCGGCTGATGCGCCACTATGCGGTTCGCCCTGGCCGGCGCGCCGTGGTCTTTGCCGGCAACCGGGATGGATATCTCGCCGCTCACGACCTTCTCGACGCAGGCGTGTCCTTGGCCGCCGTTCTCGACCCGGCAGCCGATGCGTCCGACAACACCCTCGCGCAACACCTCGTCGAGCGCGGCGTCCGGATCATCCCGAATGTCACCGTCACGGAAGCGCTGGGGACCGGGGGCAATCGCCATATAAGAGCCGTCCGCTTCAGCACGCCCGAACATGGCGCGGAGCTGCTGGAGTGCGATCACCTGGTGGTGGCGGCGGGCTACACGCCGTCTTACCAGCTACCGCTGCATGCCGGCGCGAAGCTGGGATTTGACGAGACCAGTCGGCAATTCGTGCTGAGCAATCTGCCGGAGGCGTTTCATGTCGCCGGTTCGGCGGCAGGCTGTTTCGAGCTGAACTCGGTGCTGCGCAGCGGCGAGGTCGCGGGCGCGGCGGCGGCGCGGGGGGCGGGGCATGATGCCGAACTGCCGGCGATCATCCCGGATGCCGGCGCGGCGGCGATGAACCATTTTCAACCGTTGTCCGCGCACGCGAAGGGGCGGGACTTCGTGGATTTCGACGAGGATCTGCAGGTCAAGGATATCAAGAACGCCGTCAGCGACGGCTATAGCGAGCTCGAGCTGGTGAAGCGCTATTCCACCGTCGGCATGGGGCCGTCGCAGGGACG
It encodes:
- a CDS encoding MDR family MFS transporter produces the protein MTLDSTLPDAAPVEDARPDIATLIVYFGALVAMFMATIDMQIVVTALPTIAGELGNLHLFGWVGAAYLLSTAAVAPFYGKLGDMYGRKNVVLTAITLFLLGSLVCGTAWSMESLIAARVLQGLGGGGLMVSAFAMIGELFGPRDRAKYQGYSSAVFALSSVLGPLAGGYITSLFGWRWVFLVNLPIGIVVLAVLAFAMRSRFNEKRHRIDYLGGLLLAVGTTAIVYWGYHVLDPAGPDLLTFVLPALALAAIASFIMVERRAEEPIVPLRLFGISTVRIVSGVSVVAGSVTLGMFFYFALYMQTLTGLSPAEVGFLFLPASLTSMVISIVAGRVIAATGRYKWMPVVAMGIGGLLMIGFVFITSHTPIWVLAVMMGLFGISMGLQFQVLIVAIQAAAPLQDIGAVTSLITQARTIGASLGLALNGAVMTWALNRQTSELPADAAALLPDGLTGLNPHLASSLPAAIRDVVLGHYSSGFNVMFLWVAALYFVAMALTLLLEDVQIPKRG
- a CDS encoding LysR family transcriptional regulator gives rise to the protein MALENPPGRPGARNRSLPSDPVFVMGKEPKRGLGVRNLPHLIYLEAFEAAARHLSFTKAAEELNCTQGAISQRVRALEQFFARPLFHRRSNGLELTEVGTAYLPGIAEALDRAEAATEGLLGAQAQTSVTVSAPLSFVTLWLARHLVGFSAAHPKIEVRLNSTIWTDPNVELADLSILALDPLQPAPGAVRLGRERLMLLCDPETGRQAGAKPGADWFNAARLIHVQGRMQLLDLWAKKENIVIAPHKAPIKADNAAAALEVAACAGGITAVMSTYAAAYLASGRLVAPFGAGEILPVALHVVPNQHRRLSRSATLFVQWLSGEIPLHGEI
- a CDS encoding FAD-dependent oxidoreductase, with product MPFSLLKYGLRARHVSFRDIPPTPDLKRSYDVVIIGGGGHGLAAAYYLSNVHGIRNVAVLEKGYLAGGNTARNTTTIRSNYMTEESVRFYKEGVELFETMSRDLGFNVMFSQRGQLTLAHSEATLRSFHLRAEMGKHMGTRIEVVDVRTVKELCPHLNLDLGGQHEVMGGLWHADGGTARHDAVAWGYARHAGARGVEIHQRTEVTGFEHAGDRVTHIRTNRGTIAVGQVLQAVGGLNGQVAAMAGIRLPIRCFPLQAMVTQPLKPFLDILVSSANLHTYLVQSSRGEVVIGGGSDPYQLASTRSTLDQKEHLAEGALHLFPFLHKVKLLRQWAGITDMTPDYSPIMGASPLRNYWLDCGWGTWGFKATPVAGKRMAETIATGRVPDVLKPFDLRRFDSFALLNEMGATAASH
- a CDS encoding sarcosine oxidase subunit delta is translated as MKLLTCPVNGPRNITEFQYLGPVRAASADQPEQLIEALFYAENPLGVMREWWRHTPSNTVLIAERHTVSDQIVATYLPTRKPA
- a CDS encoding FAD-dependent oxidoreductase, which encodes MTERLPLPWGSRLDRTQKIRFAFDGRPLEGFAGDCIASAMAGSDRWILSRSFKYHRARGILTMAGQDANTLVQLPDEPNVRADLRPIAEGLRVTAQNVNGTAERDRGAVLDRLGRFMPVGFYYRSFFGPGAKSWLKFWEPLIRRSAGLGKVDLTAGHGHYIRENLHTDVLVVGAGPAGLSAAIKAAEAGAEVLLVDLNPEIGGALTYARFGLETAEAEATLQALRVAAEKIGNLRVLTGATCNGWFADNWLPVLQGETLYRVRAKQVVVAAGSHEQPLVFRNNDLPGILLSSAAQRLMRHYAVRPGRRAVVFAGNRDGYLAAHDLLDAGVSLAAVLDPAADASDNTLAQHLVERGVRIIPNVTVTEALGTGGNRHIRAVRFSTPEHGAELLECDHLVVAAGYTPSYQLPLHAGAKLGFDETSRQFVLSNLPEAFHVAGSAAGCFELNSVLRSGEVAGAAAARGAGHDAELPAIIPDAGAAAMNHFQPLSAHAKGRDFVDFDEDLQVKDIKNAVSDGYSELELVKRYSTVGMGPSQGRHSALATARIVAAETGRSVGEVGITTSRPPFGPEKLGLLAGPNHVPYRHTAIHAEHVASGAKLTPVGAWWRPLHYGGDGDAGGTISDEVRLVRDKVGMLDVSTLGKLAIRGPDAGAFLDRIYTMAHARQPVGRVRYCLMLNDMGSVIDDGVAYRLSETEFYVTATTGAVARVFTDMLFANTQWGMRVDIQNVTAAFAAINVTGPSARKVLEALGGDIDLSPVGFPYLNGRSGVIGGCPVRVMRIGFTGELSYELHVPQSFGAALWRKLLEVGAPHGLQPYGLEASRILRLEKGHIIIGQDTDALSTPDELGMGWALSKAKTRYVGKTAIEARGGLGLKRKLCGFELPEGHGIRLAESCLVLRDGRPVGFVTSTCFSPTLGKWIGLAYADPRDAAPGSSLRIRGLCGKELQARVVPTPFHDPENQRQEM